CGCTCCCGGCTCCACCGCTCGTGCCAGGGGTTCTTCATACCGCACATCCAACAGGGGCCTGGCCGGGATCTCATGCGGGTTTCACGCCGGGCGGGAGGTCGCGAGTCGGCGGGCCCGGCCCGTTTCCATATCCTGACATATAGTCAAATCTCTTTGCGTGGAAGGGTGTCCGGATCGGTGCAGGGCCGGAAAGAGGGGCGGTTAGGACCCTTGCCGTGTCCCCTGCCGTTCGCGAATGATGCTCCCGGCGTGTCGGCCGATGACGGCCGCGATCCGCCCATGCCCGTCGAGCCGACCGGTCAGGAGCCCGTTTTGCGGACGAACCGTCACATCCGGAGATCAATGGTGGTCGTCGGGGCCGCCCTCGCGCTGGTCGTCGCCGTTCCCCAGGCGGCCTTCGCCGCGCCGCCCCCGGCCCTGCCCAGCCAGGCCGAGGCGATCGAGCTGACCTTCCAGCCGGCCTACGACTACGACACCGACGGCTGCTACCCGACACCCGCCATAGGCCCGACCGGAGTTCTGAACGGGGGACTCAAACCCACCGGCGCCCTCAACGGCAGCTGCCGGGACGCCTCGGACCTCCAGAACACCAACGGTTACTCCCGCTGGAAGTGCAACAACGGCTGGTGCGCCGTGGTCTACGCGCTGTACTTCGAGAAGGACCAGGCCCTCGCCGGTGTCTCCCTCGGCGGTCACCGCCACGACTGGGAACACGTGGTGGTGTGGATCCAGAACAACGAGGCCAAGTACGTCGCGACCTCCGCCCACGGCGACTTCAACATCCACACCCGCGACCAGATCCGCTGGGACGGCACCCACCCCAAGATCGTCTACCACAAGGACGGGGTGAGCACGCACTGCTTCCGCGCGGCGAACCCCAACGACGAGCCGCCCGAGAACCACCGCGGCACCTGGCAGTTCCCCGCGCTCGTCGGATGGTCGGGCTATCCCGCGACCCTGCGGGACAAGCTCAGCCAGGCCGATTTCGGCAGCGCGCACTTCGGTCTGAAGGACGGCTCCTTCGCCTCCCACCTCGCGGAGGCCAAGCCGGCGGGCATTCCCTTCGACCCGTACCAGTAGTCGGTCGGCAGCCGTCGGCGTGGGTCACCCGCCCCAGATCTTCCGGTACCCCTCGCGGTAACCGGACGGATCCCAGGACGTGGCGCCCTCGCTGTTGTCGGCCGTCGCGACGTGGACGGGGGCCACGTAGCCGCTGGCGGGCCGGCCGGCGAACGCGCGGTTGAACTCGTCGACGATCTGCCAGCCCTGCTGGGACAGCGGCTCGGGGACGGTGGCGGCCTGGAACTGCTTGCTGTTGATGCGCTGGAAGGCGGACGGGTCGCCGTCGCCCGCGCCGATGTTCAAGGGCGGTCCGGACCCCGGCTTGCCGGCCGCGCGCAGGGCCGGGGCCGCGTCCGCGAAGTAGAGGTCGTTGATGGCGACGGAGTGGGTCCAATCGTCCTGGAAGCGGGAGAGGAGGGAGGAGACCGCCTGGGGGGTGCGGCTGGCGGCGTCCGGGATGGGGATGTTCTCGCGGGACAGGAGCCGTACGCCGGAACAGGTGGCCAGCTCCTGCCGGATCAGATCGGACTTGTTCTTGGCGAAGGGGATCGAGTCGTCGGTGAAGAGGACGACCCCGGCATCTCCGCGGGCCCCGGCGATGATCCAGTCCGCGCTGATCCGCGCCACGTCCTCCACCTTCGTCGTGACGTTGGTGAAGAGCCGGGGGTGCTCGCTCGGGCCGGGCGATCCGACCGCGTGCCAGCCGACGACCGGGATGTGCGCGGCCTCTGCCCGCGCCATCTGCTGCGAGGTCGGCTGGGGGTCGAAGCCCCCGATGACGATGCCCGAGGGCTTGAGCGTGATGGCCTGGCTGAGCGCCGCCTGGATGCCGGCGGGGGTGCCCTCCCCGTCGATCACCCGGACCTGCCAGCCGATGGCCTTCGCGGCCTCCTCGACGCCCTTCGCGACGCCCGCGACACCGGGGTTGGTCATGGTCTGCGCGACGTAGACGATGGTCTTGCCGGCCGCCGCCGGGGGGCCGCTGGTGGGGCCGTGCCAGGCGGCGTCCGTGTTCTCGGCCTGCCGAACGGCCGCCTCGGCATTCGCGAGGGCGGCGGGGCATCCGGCCTTCGATGGCCCGGCGCCGGTCGACGGGCCGCTCCCGCAGCCCGTAACGAGGGCCGTGGCCGCTGTCAGCAGGGCTGCGGCCGTGAGGGTGGTCTTGAGGTTCGGGTACACGGTGCTCCTGGTGCGGGTGCGCGTACGAGGTCTGCTACGGACGGCTGTTCTGCGGTGGTGCGGCAGGAGGTTGAGCGGGGGACCGGCGGGTCGCCGCGGTGCCGGTGCGCAGCCGGCGGCGGGCGGAGTAGCCGGCCAGGCCGACGGCGATGAGCAGGGTGGCGCCGTTGAACAGCGGCGTGGCCCAGAACTGGGCGCCGAGCTGGCCGATTCCGGCGAGGCCGATGGCGAGGACGGCGACGGCCACGATGGTGCCGAGGGCGTTGGCACGGCCGGGCTTGATCGTGGTGGCACCGAGCAGGGCCCCGACGAAGGCGGGCAGCAGGTACTCCAGACCGACGCTCGGGTTGCCCGTCTGCTGCTGGGCGGCGAGGAGGACCCCGGCGAAGCCGACGACCAGGCCCGATCCGGTGAAGGCGTAGACGGAGTACCGGTGGGTGGGGATGCCGATGATGCCGGCGGCGCGCGGGTTGGAGCCGATGACGTACAGGTACCGGCCGAGCGGCAGCCGCTCCAGGACCACCCACAGGCCGGCCGTGAGGGCGAGCACGTAGAAGGCCGGCAGCGGCAGGCCGAGGAACCGGGAGTCGTAGAGGCCGGTGAAGTCGGCGGGGAGGCCGTTCGGGCCGGGGACGATCCGGCCCCCGTCGGTGATCCAGCCGGTGAAGGCGTACATGATGCTGCCGGTGCCGAGCGTGGCGATGAAGGAGTCGATCTGCCCGAACTCGACGATGACGCCGTTGAGCGCGCCGACCGCCGCCCCTCCGAGGACCACGACGAGGCAGGCGGCGGGCCAGGGCCAGCCCTCGTTGACGATGATCTGCATCACCAGCACGTGCGCCAGGCCGAGGCCGTACCCGATGGACAGGTCGAACTTGCCGGCGGCGATCGGGATGGTCGCGCCCAGCGCCAGGAGGGCGGGGACGGACTGGTTGGAGAGGATCGAGGACACGTTGTCCCGGGTGGGGAAGGTGCCCGGCAGGGTGAGGGAGAAGACCAGGAAGAGCAGGACGGCGAGGGCCGGGAGGCCGTAGCTGCCGACGAGGTGCCCGCGGAGGTGGCCCAGCAGGGATCGGCGCGAGGGGGAGTGGGTCATCGGCTCGTCGCGGTCCCGGTGATCGGGGGCATCGCCGACGCGGTCCGGGTGAGTTCGGTGACGGTGAGGGCCGCACCGGTCAGTTCGGCGCTCACGGTCCCGCGGACGAAGACCAGCGCGCGGTGGCACACCCCCGCGACCTCCTCGAAATCGGTGGAGATGAGCAGGACCGCCAGGCCGGAGGCCAGCGCGTCGTCGAGCAGCCGGTGGATCACGGCCTTGGCGCCGACGTCCACACTGGCGGTCGGCTCTTCGAGGACGAGCAGGCGCAGGTTCCCGCGGAGCCACCGGCCGACCATCACCTTCTGCTGGTTGCCGCCGGACAGGGTGGCGATCGGCACCTCGCTGTCGCGGGGGTGCACCGAGAAGCGGTCGATCAGGGCGGTGGCCTCGGCTCGCTCGCGGCGGGGGCCGGTCCACCGCAGCGCCGGGACACCGGCCGCCCGCGGGTTCGCCAGGAAGTTCTCCCGGACGGTCAGTTCGGCGGCGCAGCCCTCCTCCTGACGGTTGCCCGCCACCAAGCCGACGCCGGACGCGAGAGCGGCGCAGACCCTGCGCGGGCGGTACGGCCGGCCGTCGAGCAGCGCCCGCCCGCCGAGCATCGGCCGGGCGCCGGCGAGGGCGCGGCCCAGGTCCATGTGGCCGGCGCCGGTCAGGCCCACCATGCCGAGGATCTCCCCGGCCCGCAGGTCCAGGCTGACCGGTCCGGCGTACGCGGTCCGCACGCCGTCGAGGCGCAGGAGGGGCGGCCCGGTGGTGGCGCGGGGCGCGGCCGGCGCGGGGGCGGCCGGTTCGTGGCCCACGATGGCGCGCACCAGCCGGGCGGGGGCGAAACCGGCGAGGGGGCCGCGTTCGACCACGTGGCCGTCGCGCAGGACGGCGAAGGTGTCGGCGACCTTGTACACCTCGTCGAGCCGGTGGCTGACGTAGAGGATGCCGTGCCCCCGGTCGCGCAGGGCGTGCAGGACGTCGAACAGCCGGGCGCAGTCCGCGGCGGGGAGGGTGGCGGTCGGCTCGTCGAGCACGATGAGTTCGGCGTCGGTCGCCAGGGCGCGGGCGATGGCGACCAGCGAGCGCTCGGCGGGGGCGAGGTCGGCGACTCGGGCGTCGGCGTCCAGGTGCCCGGCGACGATCCGCAGGGCCTCGTCGCAGCGCTCACGGGTGCGCCTCCAGGAGATCAGTCCGCGCCGGCGCGGGTAGCCGGTGCCCAGGGCGACGTTCTCGGCCACCGTCATCCACGCGACGAGACCGAGGTCCTGGTGGATGAAGGACATGGTCCGGGCCGCGGCGTGCGAGCCGAGCGGATGGCCGGCCACCGTCACCTCGCCCTCGTCGGCGCGGTGGACCCCGGCGAGCACCTTGATGAGGGTGGACTTCCCGGCGCCGTTGGGGCCGAGGAGGGCGAGGACGCTGCCCCGGTGGATGTCGAGGTCGACCCCGGCCAGCGCCACCGTGCCGCCGAACCGCTTGCCGAGACCGCGCATGCGGACGAGGGGTCCGCCACCGAAGGGCGACGGCGGGCTCATCGAGGTGTCGGGAGCGTCATGCACAGACTTCTCCGGGGGTCGGCCTCCGAGTTCTTCCCGACTGCATGGGGGATTCTATGCCGAACTGCCCGTATATCTCCGGCATTGAACTCGCCGGGACGTGCCGCCGTGGGCGAGGCCGTCACGCCGCGGTCAGGGCGCACTCGGCCCAGATGACCTTGCCTTCGGTGGTGTACCGGGTACCCCAGGCCTGGGAGAGCTGGGCGACGAGGAACAGGCCGCGGCCGCCCTCGTCGGTGTTGGCGGCGTGGCGCATGCGCGGGGCGGTGCTGCTCGCGTCGTACACCTCGCAGATCAGGGTGCGGTCGTGGATGAGGCGTACCCGGATGGGCGCGGTGCCGTAGCGGACGGCGTTCGTGACCAGCTCGCTGAGCAGCAGTTCCGTGGCGAAGGCGGACTCGTCCAGCCCCCAACGGCCCAACTGGCTCACGGCGGCGGCGCGGACGTCGCCCACCAGGGCCGGGTCGGCGGCCAGGTCCCAGGAGGCGATCCGGTCGGGGGGCACGGCGTTGGTGCGGGCGACGAGGAGGGCGACGTCGTCACCGGGGTGCTCGGGGGCCACGGCGTCGAGGACCGCCTGGCAGGTCTCCTCGGGGGCGCGGTCCGGGTGGGCCAGCGCGCGGGTGAGCTCGCCGAGGGCCACGTCGATGTCGCGATGGCGGTCTTCGATGAGCCCGTCGGTGTAGAGGACCAGCTGGCTGTGTTCGGGGAGCTGCATCTCCACCGACTCGAAGGGGAGTCCGCCGAGGCCGAGCGGGGGTCCGGCGGGCAGGTCGAGGAGCGTCACGGCGCCGTCCGGGTGGACCAGCGCGGGCGGAGGGTGGCCGGCGCGGGCCATGGTGCACCGCCGCGAGGTGGGGTCGTAGATGGCGTACAGGAAGGTGGCGCCGACGATGCCGCTGCCGAGGGCCGGGTTGTCCCCGCCCTCCTCCCGGTCGAGGCGCACCATCAGGTTGTCGAGGTGGGTGAGGAGTTCATCCGGGGCGAGTTCCAGTTCGGCGAAGTTGCGGGCTGCGGTGCGCAGTCGGCCCATGGTGGCGGCGGCGTGCAGTCCGTGGCCGACGACGTCCCCGACGAGGAGGGCGACGCGGGTGCCGGACAGGGGGATGACGTCGAACCAGTCGCCGCCGACTCCGTGCTCGGCGGGCAGGTACCGGTGGGCGACCTCGACGGCGTCCTGGTCGGGGAGGCCGCGCGGGAGCAGGCTGCGCTGGAGGGCCAGGGCCAGGGTGTGTTCGCGGGTGTAGCGGCGGGCGTTGTCGATGCAGAGGGCGGCGCGGGCGGCGAGCTCCTGGGCCAGCCAGCGGTCGTCGTCCCCGTAGGGGGCCGGGTCCTGGGAACGGTAGAAGCTCGCGATGCCCAGGAGGACGCCGCGGGCGAACAGGGGGACGGTGATGAGCGAGTGGATGTTGTGCGCGAGGAGCCGCTCGGCGTGCTCGGGGTCCTGGGCGATCCAGCCGAAGGCGGCCTTGAGGTCGGGTTCCAGCACGGGCTGACCGGTGGCCAGACAGCGCATGTGGGGCGTGGCCGGGTGGAGGGTGACCTGCGCGCCCACCGGGTAGAAGGGGCAGTCCTCGCGGATTCCGTGGACCACCGTACGGTGCATCTCGGTGCCGGGGTGGGCGGACTCCTCGCCGCGCAGGACGGCCTCGGGCATGTCGATGGTGACGAAGTCGGCCAGCCGCGGGACCGCCGTCTCGGCGAGCTCCCAGGCGGTGCGGCCCACGTCCAGGGTGGTGCCGATGCGGTTGCTGGCCTCGGCCAGCAGCTCCAGGCGGCGCCGTGCGGCGACGGCGTACTTGCCCACTTCGGGCTCGCCCACCAGCACCAGCCCCCGGACCATGCCGCCGGAGGAGTCCTCGGTGGCGGGTGCGCCGGACGTGCCGGGTGCGCCGCCG
Above is a genomic segment from Streptomyces sp. NBC_01233 containing:
- a CDS encoding NPP1 family protein; this translates as MVVVGAALALVVAVPQAAFAAPPPALPSQAEAIELTFQPAYDYDTDGCYPTPAIGPTGVLNGGLKPTGALNGSCRDASDLQNTNGYSRWKCNNGWCAVVYALYFEKDQALAGVSLGGHRHDWEHVVVWIQNNEAKYVATSAHGDFNIHTRDQIRWDGTHPKIVYHKDGVSTHCFRAANPNDEPPENHRGTWQFPALVGWSGYPATLRDKLSQADFGSAHFGLKDGSFASHLAEAKPAGIPFDPYQ
- a CDS encoding SpoIIE family protein phosphatase — protein: MGVVGDHIGPVRPRDRFLHGESVEEGVRGPILHSWQRSRLLGISPDQSELPFTQDFDPDGRLIRAARPVLDRLESVFAGSQMNICLADGYGTVLERRFGEKSMIRNLSPIQTVPGFVFAEQFAGTNGIGLTLAERQLCQVFGAEHFAERSQSSACTAIPLRDQLSGHIEGVLCLGYPYTDTDPALVPVVRKAAEAIERRLMEQSSARERGLLQAYLDAASRTGTDEYSGNGHGLAMAELLQSELEQSDQMTLKEKATELMSSAQWAAAEVSLSRDRWVTLVSRPVTSPSGVEGIVIEALLPDEDERHAPAPTGPPPGPLSRAAPRTAPTAARAPAASGGAPGTSGAPATEDSSGGMVRGLVLVGEPEVGKYAVAARRRLELLAEASNRIGTTLDVGRTAWELAETAVPRLADFVTIDMPEAVLRGEESAHPGTEMHRTVVHGIREDCPFYPVGAQVTLHPATPHMRCLATGQPVLEPDLKAAFGWIAQDPEHAERLLAHNIHSLITVPLFARGVLLGIASFYRSQDPAPYGDDDRWLAQELAARAALCIDNARRYTREHTLALALQRSLLPRGLPDQDAVEVAHRYLPAEHGVGGDWFDVIPLSGTRVALLVGDVVGHGLHAAATMGRLRTAARNFAELELAPDELLTHLDNLMVRLDREEGGDNPALGSGIVGATFLYAIYDPTSRRCTMARAGHPPPALVHPDGAVTLLDLPAGPPLGLGGLPFESVEMQLPEHSQLVLYTDGLIEDRHRDIDVALGELTRALAHPDRAPEETCQAVLDAVAPEHPGDDVALLVARTNAVPPDRIASWDLAADPALVGDVRAAAVSQLGRWGLDESAFATELLLSELVTNAVRYGTAPIRVRLIHDRTLICEVYDASSTAPRMRHAANTDEGGRGLFLVAQLSQAWGTRYTTEGKVIWAECALTAA
- a CDS encoding ABC transporter permease translates to MTHSPSRRSLLGHLRGHLVGSYGLPALAVLLFLVFSLTLPGTFPTRDNVSSILSNQSVPALLALGATIPIAAGKFDLSIGYGLGLAHVLVMQIIVNEGWPWPAACLVVVLGGAAVGALNGVIVEFGQIDSFIATLGTGSIMYAFTGWITDGGRIVPGPNGLPADFTGLYDSRFLGLPLPAFYVLALTAGLWVVLERLPLGRYLYVIGSNPRAAGIIGIPTHRYSVYAFTGSGLVVGFAGVLLAAQQQTGNPSVGLEYLLPAFVGALLGATTIKPGRANALGTIVAVAVLAIGLAGIGQLGAQFWATPLFNGATLLIAVGLAGYSARRRLRTGTAATRRSPAQPPAAPPQNSRP
- a CDS encoding sugar ABC transporter ATP-binding protein — encoded protein: MHDAPDTSMSPPSPFGGGPLVRMRGLGKRFGGTVALAGVDLDIHRGSVLALLGPNGAGKSTLIKVLAGVHRADEGEVTVAGHPLGSHAAARTMSFIHQDLGLVAWMTVAENVALGTGYPRRRGLISWRRTRERCDEALRIVAGHLDADARVADLAPAERSLVAIARALATDAELIVLDEPTATLPAADCARLFDVLHALRDRGHGILYVSHRLDEVYKVADTFAVLRDGHVVERGPLAGFAPARLVRAIVGHEPAAPAPAAPRATTGPPLLRLDGVRTAYAGPVSLDLRAGEILGMVGLTGAGHMDLGRALAGARPMLGGRALLDGRPYRPRRVCAALASGVGLVAGNRQEEGCAAELTVRENFLANPRAAGVPALRWTGPRRERAEATALIDRFSVHPRDSEVPIATLSGGNQQKVMVGRWLRGNLRLLVLEEPTASVDVGAKAVIHRLLDDALASGLAVLLISTDFEEVAGVCHRALVFVRGTVSAELTGAALTVTELTRTASAMPPITGTATSR
- a CDS encoding substrate-binding domain-containing protein, translated to MYPNLKTTLTAAALLTAATALVTGCGSGPSTGAGPSKAGCPAALANAEAAVRQAENTDAAWHGPTSGPPAAAGKTIVYVAQTMTNPGVAGVAKGVEEAAKAIGWQVRVIDGEGTPAGIQAALSQAITLKPSGIVIGGFDPQPTSQQMARAEAAHIPVVGWHAVGSPGPSEHPRLFTNVTTKVEDVARISADWIIAGARGDAGVVLFTDDSIPFAKNKSDLIRQELATCSGVRLLSRENIPIPDAASRTPQAVSSLLSRFQDDWTHSVAINDLYFADAAPALRAAGKPGSGPPLNIGAGDGDPSAFQRINSKQFQAATVPEPLSQQGWQIVDEFNRAFAGRPASGYVAPVHVATADNSEGATSWDPSGYREGYRKIWGG